Proteins encoded together in one Candidatus Rokuibacteriota bacterium window:
- a CDS encoding competence/damage-inducible protein A codes for MGRTAGIILIGNELLSGKVADANAVYLCRELRALGVDVRRIVVIPDEVERIAAEVSEFSRGFDVVFTSGGVGPTHDDVTIEGVARAFGVPVVRDPGMEAALEGFYGGHLNPARMRMAEIPEGAHPMTADGLVFPAVVMKNVYVLPGVPELFRKKFDGLKERFRDVPFHLASVFVSVGEGSLAEHLNGLLERHPALLLGSYPEFSNPEYRVKVTLESKDRAYMERALDDLLGRLPLSAVVRVQR; via the coding sequence ATGGGTCGGACGGCCGGTATCATCCTCATCGGGAACGAGCTTCTTTCCGGCAAGGTGGCGGACGCCAACGCCGTGTACCTCTGCCGCGAGCTCCGCGCGCTCGGCGTCGACGTCCGGCGCATCGTCGTGATCCCCGACGAAGTCGAGCGGATCGCAGCCGAGGTGAGCGAGTTCAGCCGCGGCTTCGACGTGGTCTTCACCTCGGGCGGTGTGGGGCCGACCCACGACGACGTCACCATCGAGGGCGTGGCGCGCGCCTTCGGGGTGCCCGTGGTCCGCGACCCGGGCATGGAGGCGGCGCTCGAAGGCTTCTACGGCGGCCACCTCAACCCCGCGCGGATGAGGATGGCGGAGATCCCCGAGGGGGCCCATCCCATGACAGCGGACGGCCTCGTCTTTCCCGCTGTGGTCATGAAGAACGTGTACGTGCTCCCCGGCGTGCCCGAGCTCTTCAGGAAAAAGTTCGACGGGCTCAAGGAGCGCTTCCGCGACGTGCCCTTCCACCTGGCGAGCGTCTTCGTCAGCGTGGGCGAGGGCTCGCTGGCCGAGCACCTGAACGGTCTCCTCGAGCGCCACCCCGCGCTCCTGCTGGGGTCCTATCCCGAATTCTCCAACCCCGAGTACAGAGTCAAGGTCACGCTCGAGTCCAAAGACCGCGCGTACATGGAGCGGGCCCTCGACGATCTTCTCGGCCGGTTGCCACTCTCCGCCGTCGTCCGGGTACAGCGGTAG
- a CDS encoding SDR family oxidoreductase, giving the protein MTATAEPIRLYGWALVLGASSGFGAATSLALARAGLNIFGVHLDRKSTLPNAERLAADIKTLGREAHFYNINAADEEKRAEVASEMERILRERDELGQVRVMLHSLAFGTLKLFIADPMKEAVTKAQMDMTLDVMAHSLIYWAQELVGRGLMGRGGRIYAMTSAGGARVLPFYGPVSAAKAALEANIRQLAAELAGRGIAANSIRAGVTATPAAQKIPNYEEFAKQAAERNPHRRMTTVEDVAKAIVVLSHPDIYWMTGNVIGVDGGEEIVG; this is encoded by the coding sequence ATGACGGCGACCGCGGAACCGATCAGGCTCTACGGCTGGGCGCTGGTGCTGGGCGCCTCTTCGGGCTTCGGCGCGGCGACGAGCCTGGCCCTGGCCCGGGCCGGCCTCAACATCTTCGGCGTGCACCTCGATCGCAAGTCCACCCTGCCCAACGCCGAACGCCTCGCGGCCGACATCAAGACCCTCGGCCGCGAAGCGCACTTCTACAACATCAACGCGGCCGACGAAGAGAAGCGCGCCGAGGTCGCCTCGGAGATGGAGCGCATCCTGCGCGAGCGCGACGAGCTCGGGCAGGTCCGCGTGATGCTCCACTCGCTGGCCTTCGGCACACTCAAGCTCTTCATCGCGGACCCCATGAAAGAGGCCGTCACCAAGGCGCAGATGGACATGACCCTCGACGTCATGGCCCACAGCCTGATCTACTGGGCCCAGGAGCTGGTGGGCCGCGGCCTCATGGGCCGGGGCGGCAGGATCTACGCGATGACCTCAGCGGGCGGCGCGCGGGTCCTCCCCTTCTACGGGCCGGTGTCGGCGGCGAAGGCCGCGCTCGAAGCCAACATCAGGCAGCTCGCCGCCGAGCTCGCCGGAAGAGGCATCGCGGCCAATTCCATCCGCGCCGGCGTCACGGCCACGCCAGCCGCACAGAAGATCCCCAACTACGAGGAGTTCGCCAAGCAGGCGGCCGAGCGCAACCCGCACCGCCGCATGACCACCGTGGAAGACGTCGCCAAGGCGATTGTCGTCCTCTCCCACCCCGACATCTACTGGATGACCGGCAACGTGATCGGCGTGGACGGCGGTGAAGAGATCGTCGGCTGA
- a CDS encoding undecaprenyl-diphosphate phosphatase encodes MPDWFAVIILGVIEGITEFLPISSTGHLLLVENSHWLPQQSDLFNITIQSGAAVAVLLVFSTRVRDLLLRLDDPVTRDYLLKLVLAFVITGIGGLVVKKLGFRLPKETAPIAWATLVGGIVILLIERAMRGRQLRSDVTWLMAVAVGLAQLLAAVFPGTSRSAATILIALALGLSRPAATEFSFLVGVPTLLAAGGLETYQALRHPGAAATDWGLLALGTLVSAVTAFLVVRWLLRWIQTHSFAVFGWYRIALGLAMFTRLV; translated from the coding sequence GTGCCCGACTGGTTTGCAGTCATCATCCTGGGCGTCATCGAGGGCATCACCGAATTTCTCCCCATCTCGTCGACGGGTCACCTGCTGCTGGTGGAGAACTCCCACTGGCTGCCTCAGCAGTCCGATCTCTTCAACATCACGATCCAGTCCGGCGCCGCCGTGGCGGTGCTGCTCGTCTTCTCGACCCGCGTCCGCGATCTCCTGCTCCGGCTGGACGACCCTGTCACGCGAGACTACCTGCTCAAGCTGGTCCTCGCCTTCGTCATCACGGGCATCGGCGGGCTCGTCGTCAAGAAGCTGGGCTTCAGGCTCCCCAAGGAGACCGCTCCCATCGCCTGGGCGACCCTCGTCGGCGGTATCGTCATTCTGCTAATCGAGCGGGCGATGCGCGGCCGGCAGCTCCGCTCGGACGTCACGTGGCTGATGGCAGTGGCGGTGGGGCTCGCCCAACTCCTGGCGGCCGTCTTCCCGGGCACGTCCCGCTCCGCCGCCACGATCCTGATCGCGCTGGCGCTGGGCCTGAGCCGCCCGGCCGCGACGGAATTCTCCTTCCTGGTCGGCGTCCCCACCCTGCTGGCCGCCGGCGGCCTCGAGACCTACCAGGCGCTGAGACACCCAGGCGCGGCGGCCACCGACTGGGGCCTCCTGGCGCTCGGCACCCTCGTGTCGGCCGTCACCGCCTTCCTCGTCGTGCGCTGGCTGTTACGGTGGATCCAGACCCACAGCTTCGCGGTCTTCGGTTGGTACCGCATCGCCCTCGGCCTCGCGATGTTTACACGACTCGTCTGA